The nucleotide window GTAAGCCGCGGTCACCCGCGCGTAAGCCGCGGTCACCCGCCCGGGGCTACATATCATAATAATGCCATTGTCTGGCAAGACCCGCGAAGCCGTATTCCTTTATCTTGTCTTCGAACTGGGCGAAGTTATCGCCGTAATGCATGAGGATCATCTTCGATTTCAACTGCGCCGGAAGGGTCTTCAGTTCTTCGATCGACGCGTGAACACCACCGGTAAAGAACTGGCAATCGTGGAATATGAGTTCGAACTCGAAAATCGCGTCGTAGACCTCGACAAGATCGCGGTCGAATTTCGTATCGCTCGTAAACATGACCTTGTTATCGATGATGAGCCCGCTGGACCAGAAGGCCGTCTCCCAGGTGAGAGACGAATCGGGGATGTGCATGGTACGGAAAATCTTGATATTTATCGATCCGACATCCGCTTCGCTCGTCTCCCGCGGGTAATCGGGAAGCCATCGGGGACGGATGATCTCGAAAAAATCGGCGAAATTCAACAACTTTCCCGCCTCTTCCTCATTGAATCCAGAACCCCCGCGCAGCGAGTTGTCCCAGAGAAAGTGCTGGTAGACTTCATTGATGACGATAAACGGTTTCTTCCGCGTCATATACCGGTTCATCAGCATGACCTCTTCGAGTCCCCCGATGTGGTCCGCGTGCGAGTGTGTGATGAGGAAGTTGCGCACATCGGTAATGGGCATGCCGAGTTCGTAAAACGCCTGCGGCGTTTTTGTCCCGCAATCGATCAGCAGATGATCCTTCCCTTTGATGATTATCGCGTTCGTCTGGTAATGGAGTTTTGAAAACGCGCTTCCAACACCGATAAAAAAGAACGAAAGTTTTCCGTCATTCGTCAGCGTAAGCGGCTTTCCTTTCAATTTTCGTATATTCATTAGTATTTCATCTTCCTTCTCGTTAAATATTACTGATAATATAGTTAATTAACGGGAAAAAGTCCAATAATCTAAAATGGTAATTGAGCCGTTCCCGATATCGGCCGCGTTCATCTCTTGCTGAAGGAGACGATATCATGGATGACCCTGACGGCCATATAACCGTCATAACCCGAGGAAACAGGCCGCCGCTTCTTTTCCTTTTCATTCAAGACGGCGACCGCGTCCGCCAGCATGCCGCTGAAATAACCGGTCTTTCCGGAAAAACGGCCGGTTTTTTTCCTCAATGACCGCATCTTTTCATAATAGGGACTTGGAACGCTTTCATATTCCTCATACACCCCGTTTCCGATTCTTATCATTCCTTTCGGAAAATGGAGGTCCAGCTCGAAAACGAGATGGTCCCTGTTGCACGCGGCGTCGATTGTCGCATGGATGCCTTCCAGGTAAAGGATGATGACACATTCACCGCCCTTTTTCCGCATGTCACCCCGCACAGCGTCGACCCTGACCTCTCGGCCCGAAAAAAACCGCAGCATATCGATCATATGCGTCCCGTCCTCCCAGAGCATCTCGCGCACACTCCCCCCTTCACCCATAAAAAGCCTGCAATGGACGCCGAGCACCTCCCCGTACCGTTTCCCGTCGATCAGCTTTTTTACCCGGCCGTAATCACGCGAATACCGCCGTTCATGATTCACCATCAGAACAGTCTCCGACGCCGATGTGATACCGATAATCTCCTCCGCCTCCCCGATCATTTCCGAAAGCGGCTTTTCACAGACCACAAGCGGTATTCCGGCATCGACCGCTTTCGCGACCAGTTCCCTGTGTGTAGCCGGGGGGGTTGCGATACAGAGGATATCGGGCCTTTGAAAAGCGATCAGCTCATCCAGGGACAGAAAGACATTCGGGCAGTTCCACCGCTTTTCGAAAGCCCTCAGGCGTTCGCCGTCGACGTCACACCCCGAAAGAAGCACGCAGCGGGGATTATCGACGATCGCGCCCGTATGCGTCGCGGGCTTTTCACGAAGCCTGTCGTCCTCGAGACTCGAACCGATCCTGCCGAGTCCGGCGACGGAACAATATATTTTTTTCATTCCCTTAATCCCAGCCGGGACGGCATCGATCGTTTTTTCCCATAAACCCGATTCCGATATAATAGATTTCCATGGAGGCCTTTTTCGAAGCACGGGGTTTGAAGGCCTTTACCCTCGAAAACTCATCCTCCATACGCCGGTACAACGTCCGTTCGTCTCCCCCCTGGAAAATTTTTATCACGAGATTGCCCCCTTCATCCAACACCGTAACGGCGAGCTCGAATACCCTTGCCGCAAGCTCGTACGAACGCGCCGTATCGACAATCCTGTCTCCCGTCGTCGAGGGCGCGGCGTCACTCAATACGGCGGTGTACGGCCCCATCCCCGAAATCGTCTCCGCGACCTCTTCAGAAAATATATCGCCGCATATGAAGCGAAAAGCGGCCGTGTTCCGGGAATCGAGTTTCATCTCCGCCGGATCGACCCCCACCACGCGCCCCCCAGGACCCGCCTGCTTCAGGGCAAAAAGACTCCAGCTTCCGGGCGCTGATCCGATATCGAGTACCCTGTCTCCTTTTTTAACGATGCGGTATTTTGCCTGCATTTCCTCCAGTTTATACACCGAACGGGCCGGGTATCCTTCATCGCGGGCTTTCTTCGCGTAATGGTCGGATGTATGCTTCATGATGACAGCCTATCGCATTTTCGGAATTAATGCCATCATATCTTTTATCAATTTCGATTTTCCACGCATCTTTTCTTGATATCCCCCGCCGTTATGAACATAATTAATGGAGACGTTCCATCATTCTTTGAAAGGAGGTACTAATGAAACGAATAGCAATGTTATTTTTACTTCTGGCCTGTGTTATTGCGTCGGGCCACGCACAACAACCTCCCAAAGTAAGCGTCCTGCAATACACCCAGCTTCCCGCCTCATTTTACAAAGAAGGCGACTCGAACCTCATAACATGCGCCTTGAGTTATGACGGGAAGGTCGCCGTTCAGATACAGGCGAATTTCGCACAGCCGGGTGAAGGCAGGCGCTACGATATCGCAACGGGGCGGCAGACCACTTTCTGGAAAAACTCGGAGATCAAAGCAGGGCAATACACCTGGTTCGCCCGCGAAGGATATATTCGGCTATCGCACAATGGTTCGGTCGTTGTCTTCGATGCATATGTCGGGGGAAAGAACAAGACCCCGGCGGATCCGTGGGGGGCGGCCGTCATCGTCAAACCGACGTCCGTGACAGGAGGCGCGAAAATATTCGATCTGAAACAGTTT belongs to Spirochaetales bacterium and includes:
- a CDS encoding MBL fold metallo-hydrolase; amino-acid sequence: MNIRKLKGKPLTLTNDGKLSFFFIGVGSAFSKLHYQTNAIIIKGKDHLLIDCGTKTPQAFYELGMPITDVRNFLITHSHADHIGGLEEVMLMNRYMTRKKPFIVINEVYQHFLWDNSLRGGSGFNEEEAGKLLNFADFFEIIRPRWLPDYPRETSEADVGSINIKIFRTMHIPDSSLTWETAFWSSGLIIDNKVMFTSDTKFDRDLVEVYDAIFEFELIFHDCQFFTGGVHASIEELKTLPAQLKSKMILMHYGDNFAQFEDKIKEYGFAGLARQWHYYDM
- a CDS encoding Gfo/Idh/MocA family oxidoreductase; its protein translation is MKKIYCSVAGLGRIGSSLEDDRLREKPATHTGAIVDNPRCVLLSGCDVDGERLRAFEKRWNCPNVFLSLDELIAFQRPDILCIATPPATHRELVAKAVDAGIPLVVCEKPLSEMIGEAEEIIGITSASETVLMVNHERRYSRDYGRVKKLIDGKRYGEVLGVHCRLFMGEGGSVREMLWEDGTHMIDMLRFFSGREVRVDAVRGDMRKKGGECVIILYLEGIHATIDAACNRDHLVFELDLHFPKGMIRIGNGVYEEYESVPSPYYEKMRSLRKKTGRFSGKTGYFSGMLADAVAVLNEKEKKRRPVSSGYDGYMAVRVIHDIVSFSKR
- a CDS encoding RlmE family RNA methyltransferase; this translates as MKHTSDHYAKKARDEGYPARSVYKLEEMQAKYRIVKKGDRVLDIGSAPGSWSLFALKQAGPGGRVVGVDPAEMKLDSRNTAAFRFICGDIFSEEVAETISGMGPYTAVLSDAAPSTTGDRIVDTARSYELAARVFELAVTVLDEGGNLVIKIFQGGDERTLYRRMEDEFSRVKAFKPRASKKASMEIYYIGIGFMGKNDRCRPGWD